A window of Syntrophales bacterium genomic DNA:
CGGTTGAGACAAACCTGTCCCACACTCTATAGAATTCTGTCCTTTCCGATAGTCTCCTGGACATAATGTCTCTCCTGGATCCACGTCGAGACTGAACGCAACACATTTAAACAGCTATCCCGAGTGTGTCCGAACAGCTTTATTGCAAGGACCCCGAATTACCGAGGCGGGGCAATGCCCAGCTCAATCAGCACACTTTTGACAAATTCCAGTCCGTCCGGTTTATACGCGGGAAGGATCCATGGCATTTCCTGCAAGGTCTGCAGGAGGGAGGGCAAAATGTCAAAAGGTATGGCGACGAGTTGATGGCCTTCCGGAAACAGGTCTCTTCGCTTCATGCCATGACCAAAGCCACAGGTGGTATAGTTCAGTTTCCCTGTCAAATAGGGATAAACATAAAGCCATGCGCAACCGATTGCGGCCGACATCTTACTCGACCACATTTCGCCGGTTCTATAGCTCATCGCGCGCAGCAGAATTTCTGATTGGCTGGCCCTGGCAAGGATAATCAAAACATCCGGATCGAAGGAAAGTTTGTCCAGCGGGGAAAAAGCAACGTAGTGAGCCACATTTTCCTTTATTCT
This region includes:
- a CDS encoding DUF169 domain-containing protein — encoded protein: MTLTKQDFAILSKFEFPVQPVGVKFLVKRPEDIERLNEKMALCEMLKKAQAGNVFYADKESHTCEAGTYVLGQADAPEPFISGQFGAGLQIFDGSRAASRLYSYIPRIKENVAHYVAFSPLDKLSFDPDVLIILARASQSEILLRAMSYRTGEMWSSKMSAAIGCAWLYVYPYLTGKLNYTTCGFGHGMKRRDLFPEGHQLVAIPFDILPSLLQTLQEMPWILPAYKPDGLEFVKSVLIELGIAPPR